CGGAGTGAGCCAGATAACGCCCACCCAGGCAATTGCCGAGCGGGAATTCTTCTGAGTTAAAACGACGTGGCCAGAAGCGTATACGTTGCAGACCAGCACGATCGGCGTGATTATCCAATACCAGTGAGTCTGCAGGAATTCCATCCGATGCTCTTTAGGGATTCGGGAAAATCAACTTACCCGTGTGGGCACACCGTTACATCAGCAGGTAGTTCGCCCAGCCGGTGGAGTCCTTAAATCTTTTCTTTTAGCTTTTGGTAGCGTGCAATCAGTGAATTCGTTGAAGAATCGTGCATCGGTTCCGATTTATTTTCCAGCTCCGCAAGAATTTTCTGGGCCAGAACTTTACCCAGTTCCACACCCCACTGATCGAACGAGTCGATCTGCCAGATGACTCCTTGAGTGAATACGATGTGCTCGTAGAGAGCAATCAGCTTCCCGAGCGAGTTGGGCGTCAGCCGTTCGAGAAGCAGGACATTGGTCGGACGATTTCCTTCAAATGTCCGATGGGGTACCAACCACTCCGGCGTCCCTTCAGCTTTCACTTGCTCGGATGTTTTACCGAAGGCGAGCGCTTCGGCCTGAGCCAGAGTATTCGCCAAAAGCATATCGCGATGACGTCCCAGCGGATTCAGAGCTTGCGCGAAGGCGATAATGTCGCACGGGATCAGCTTGGTTCCCTGATGAATCAGCTGGTAGAAGGAATGTTGGCCATTGGTCCCTGGTTCCCCCCAATAAATCGGCCCGGTCTCGTAATCCACGGGCTTACCGCTGAGAGTGATGCTCTTGCCGTTACTTTCCATGGTCAACTGCTGCAGGTAAGCGGGGAAACGTTTCAAATACTGCTCGTAGGGCAGAACCGCAACAGTCTGTGCCCGGAAGAAGCAGTTGTACCAGACCCCCAGAAGTCCCATCAGAACGGGCATATTCTGCTCGAACGGAGTAGTTCGAAAATGTTCGTCCATTTCGTGAAAGCCGGCGAGCATATCGCGAAAACTGTCGGGTCCAATAGCGATCATGGTCGACAGCCCAATCGCCGAATCCATCGAATACCGTCCGCCGACCCAGTCCCAGAAGCCAAACATATTTGCAGTATCGATGCCGAATGCGGAGACTTTTTCCGCATTGGTGGAGACGGCCACGAAATGTTTTGCAATCGCAACAGGATCCTTCAACTTCCGCAGAGCCCATTCCCGCGCCGTGTGGGCATTGGTCATGGTTTCCTGAGTGGTGAAGGTCTTCGAAGAGATGATAAAAAGCGTCTCTTCCGGTTCCAGATCCCGGGTCGCTTCGACGAAGTCGGTCCCGTCAATGTTGGAGACGAACCGAAAAATGAGATTTCGCTGGCTGAAATGGCGAAGTGCCTCGTAAGCCATCACCGGCCCGAGATCAGAGCCGCCTATCCCGACATTGACAATGTTCCGGATGGCCTTACCGGTATGGCCTAACCAGCTGCCGCCACGGATCTTTTCCGCAAATACCGACATCTTGTCAAGAACGGCATGCACTTGCGGCACGACGTCTTCGCCATCCACGATAATCGATTTCCCACGGGGAGTACGCAGAGCGATGTGCAAAACAGCCCGATTTTCGGTTATGTTAATTTTCTCGCCGGCAAACATGCCATCGATGCGTTCTCGCAAGTGAGATTCTCGCGCGAGCTGGAAGAGAAGTTTCAGCGTTTCATCCGTGATGCGATTTTTCGAGTAATCGAAATAGATACCGAGACAATCCAGCACCAGCCGGGTCCCACGTTGAGCATCCTGGGCGAATAAATCTCTCAAATGGACCTTCTGGACTTTCGCAAAATGGCTTTCGAGGGCACGCCAGGCGGGCAGGCTAGTTAAAGGGGATGTATTCGACATCGTATTTCTCTTGGCCGGTGTTTGTTACAGCGGGATGGATTCCGGGATCTCGTTCGCTCTTCTTGGCAAAACAAGGAACTTGCAAAACCCGCAGGATCCGACGCTATTCAGTTTAAGGACTACCCGATCAATTTCTTCAGCGAGTTTGCGAATCTCGTCGATTATTCCATTCACTCAATCTAAATAATTTGAACTTCCGGATCGCGAGCTTTACCATTTCGTCCTGTGATCAGCTTGAGCAAAGTCTGAGGGTCGACCGGTTTCACCAGATGATGGTCGAAACCGGCGGCATACGATTTAGCGCGATCCGATTCCTTTCCCCAACCGGTGCACGCGATCAGTATGACATTTTTGCCCCAGGGCATATTGCGAATTCGTCGGCAGACTTCGTAGCCGTTCAAATTGGGGAGGCCGATATCGAGAAGCACAACTTCCGGGCAGTACTTCTCGGCCAATTCGATCCCCTGCTGCCCGTCGTAGGCCGTGAGGATTTCATTTCCCATGAATTGCAGCATCATACCCAGGGAATCGGCACTGTCTCGGTTGTCGTCCACAATCAGGATACGAAGTGGAGGTTGCCCCGATTTCAGATCCTCACCCACGGGAACGTTCGCAGTTAAACTCTCCTGCAACACCGGCAATCGAACCACAAATTCAGAGCCTTTTCCAACGCCGTCACTTAAGGCTCTGACCGACCCCCCGTGCATCTCGACGAAACTTCGTACCAGTGTCAAACCGATTCCCAAGCCACCTTGAGCTTTCTCCAGAGAGCGATCCACCTGGGTGAATAATTCGAATATACTGTGCAATTTGTCAGAAGCGATACCGATACCTTCATCTTTGACGATGACCTGC
The genomic region above belongs to Telmatocola sphagniphila and contains:
- the pgi gene encoding glucose-6-phosphate isomerase, which encodes MSNTSPLTSLPAWRALESHFAKVQKVHLRDLFAQDAQRGTRLVLDCLGIYFDYSKNRITDETLKLLFQLARESHLRERIDGMFAGEKINITENRAVLHIALRTPRGKSIIVDGEDVVPQVHAVLDKMSVFAEKIRGGSWLGHTGKAIRNIVNVGIGGSDLGPVMAYEALRHFSQRNLIFRFVSNIDGTDFVEATRDLEPEETLFIISSKTFTTQETMTNAHTAREWALRKLKDPVAIAKHFVAVSTNAEKVSAFGIDTANMFGFWDWVGGRYSMDSAIGLSTMIAIGPDSFRDMLAGFHEMDEHFRTTPFEQNMPVLMGLLGVWYNCFFRAQTVAVLPYEQYLKRFPAYLQQLTMESNGKSITLSGKPVDYETGPIYWGEPGTNGQHSFYQLIHQGTKLIPCDIIAFAQALNPLGRHRDMLLANTLAQAEALAFGKTSEQVKAEGTPEWLVPHRTFEGNRPTNVLLLERLTPNSLGKLIALYEHIVFTQGVIWQIDSFDQWGVELGKVLAQKILAELENKSEPMHDSSTNSLIARYQKLKEKI